Sequence from the Ziziphus jujuba cultivar Dongzao chromosome 9, ASM3175591v1 genome:
GCCTACAGTTCCCATTCAAGAGAAGATGATGGTTTGAGAGATgaagaacttgaagaatttTTACACTCAAGGTGAGCTCTGCCAGTGCTTGTTCTCTCTGTGTGCAATCTGTCATATGTATGGCATTGTGAATTAACCATATTGTATTTATATCCAACTGGaggaaaaatgaaattaatttgacATGGATGTTTTTTGTTATATGGCAGGGCCAAGCGTGGCAGAGGTGCTGTTGGATCAAGGATGGATGAAACTGGTCCTTATCTTCCCTGTTGTCCAGAATCCACCGAAGAGCAGCCAACAAGCTCAGATATAATAGAACACCGTGCTGTCTATGGGCCAGAGAAACCCAATTCGCTGAAGTCATGTAAGTACTCAGAAGaggatgatgaggatgatgatgatgatatgcGAAAGAAGCGAAAGAAAGTTCACTCAAGGGGGTCAAAGAAGCAGCAATCTGATAAGAAAAGATCCAAGGATAAATCtaaagataagaaaaagaagagaaaggaaaaacgaaaatattacaaataagcGATTTGTTATGTAT
This genomic interval carries:
- the LOC107427467 gene encoding CAX-interacting protein 4, translated to MDLETENRIAAILMKEAAELRRQAEKEGVHVYLQKPNVRARPNSRFLTATVLGVQQSNRAVEVNEMWRTRQKELELDDRLKGKLKEESSSGSKNHRESNSSRSTNKRHSVANDSANASCSSSKRAYSSHSREDDGLRDEELEEFLHSRAKRGRGAVGSRMDETGPYLPCCPESTEEQPTSSDIIEHRAVYGPEKPNSLKSCKYSEEDDEDDDDDMRKKRKKVHSRGSKKQQSDKKRSKDKSKDKKKKRKEKRKYYK